In Lolium rigidum isolate FL_2022 chromosome 7, APGP_CSIRO_Lrig_0.1, whole genome shotgun sequence, the DNA window ttacctcccgcgagacaatcaagaacatatctattccaactagagataccaacataaaaattcccgagtaggatagtggtggagtgtttcttggtgcacctattatgggcatcactaattctataccaagcatcttttaaacattctcccccttgttgcttaaatgaacgaacttcaacttcaggattactcattttagcgatagtaaataaagcaaactagataaagtaaatgcaagtaaactaatttttttgtgttttcgatatagcaaacgagatagcaaataaagtaaaactagcaactaatttttttgtattttgatatagtgcagcaaacaaagtagtaaataaaataaagcaagacaaaaacaaagtaaagagattgagaagtggagactcccttgcagcgtgtcttgatctcccggcaacggcgccgtaaaatatgcttgatggcgtgtatttcacacgttcgttgggcaaccccaagaggaaggtatgatgagcacaagcagcaagttttccctcggaaagaaaccaaggtttatcgaaccaggaggagccaagaagcacgttgaaggttgatggcggcgagatgtagtgcggcgcaacaccgtagattccggcgccaacgtggaacctcgcacaacacaaccaaagctactttgccccaacgaaacagatgaggttgtcaatctcaccggcttgccgtaacaaaggattaaccgtattgtgtggaatatgattgtttgcagagaaaacaagtagaacaagtattgcagtagattgtatttcaagaaagagaattggaccggggtccacagctcactagaggtgtctctcccataagacgaacagcatgttgggtgaacaaattacagcttgggcaattgacaaataaagagagcatgacaatgcacatacatatcatgatgagtatagtgagatttaattgggcattacgacaaagtacatagaccgccatccaaccgcatctatgcctaaaaagtccaccttcgaggttatcatccgaacccctccagcattaagttgcaaagcaacggacaattgcattaagtatggtgcgtaatgtaatcaacaactacatccttagacatagcatcaatgttttatccctagtggcaacaagcacaacacaaccttagaactttctcgtcactcgtcctagtgtcaatgcggcatgaacccactatcgagcataagtactccctcttggagttaaaagcatctacttggccggagcatctactaataacggagagcatgcaagatcataaacaacacataagcataactttgataatcaacataacaagtattctctattcatcggatcccaacaaacgcaacatatagaattacatatagatgatcttgatcatgataggcagctcacaagatccgacaatgatagcacaatggggagaagacaaccatctagctaccgctatggacccatagtccaggggtagactactcactcatcactccggaggcgaccatggcggtgtagagtcctccgggagatgattcccctctccggcagggtgccggaggcgatctccaggatcccccgagatgggatcggcggcgacggcgtctcagcaatgttttccgtatcgtggctctcggtaccgggggtttcgtcacggaggctatttgtaggcggaagggcaggtcaagaggcggcacagggggcccacaccacaggccggcgcggccaagggggggccgcgccgccctagggtttggcgccccgtggcccctcttcgtctctccttcggacttccggaagcttcgtgagaaaataggcctccgggcttttatttcgtccaattccgagaatatttctttactaggatttctgaaaccaaaaacagcagaaaacaagaatcggcacttcggcatcttgttaataggttagttccagaaaatgcacgaatatgacataaagtgtgcataaaacatgtagataacatcaataatgtggcatggaacacaagaaattatcgatacgttggagacgtatcagtaaccgtaagtatgtcgctcctaatgattattgtgacaatgaatctgaatacgatgatcttcctatgccctttacatacattagcgatcatgatttgaataagcacactacttttgatattacaaatctctgggaaactaattcgaaaatgatgataataattgccatagtgtcggtactatccatgcttcctcccatgatgatatagaaagctctaagcttggggaagaggtgtttgaaaatcctttagctactcggtcattatgttcttgatacatctccttctaataacaatgatggtgtggacacggataaaccgacctgtgaaagataactattctatttcctatgatgacactcgtgcccccgatctctcgatgattattataaagaatgctatgatataggttctaactatccttatgaaacttgtcatagtcatgattggattactaaaaacaattcccttaatatgcaatttgtttaccatgttcaaattcttgataataatcttactccaattactattaatgagaataactcttcttatgccaaatttaatgatacttctatgcatatgaaccatgataagaatgttttaagtggtgggtatattgtggatttcatcaatgatgctactgaaagttattatgagagagggaaatatggttatatgcatcttaataatattaagtttcccctctttatgttgagaatccggaagttactcgtgttttatcctcttatgcttgtcactttgttcttcatgaattcatttgtgtacaagattcctcttcataggaagcatgttagacttaaatttgttttgaacttgcctcttgaagctctcttttgcttcaaatactatttcccgcgaatggattattaaaactactgagcccatcttaatggctataaagaaagaacttcctgggagataacccatgtgctattttgctacagtactttgtttttgtttcttggaagttgtttactactgtagcaacctctccttatcttagttttgagttttgttgtgccaagtaaagtctttgatagtaaagtaagtactagatttggattactgcgcagaaacagatttctttgctgtcacgaatctgggtctaattctctctaggtaactcagaaaattaagacaatttacgtgagtgatcctcagatatgtacgcaactttcattcaatttgagcattttcatttgagcaagtctcggtgccctttttaaattcgtctttacggactgttctgttttaacgattctgccttttatttcgcattgcttctttcgtcgtgttgggtggatttctttgttccattaccttccagtagctttgagcaatgtccagaagtgttaagaatgattgtgtcacctccgaacatgtgagtttttgattatgcactaaccctctaatgagtttgcttaaagtttggtgtggaggaagttttcaagggtcaagagaggaggatgatatactatgatcaagaagagtgaaaactctaagcttggggatgccccggtggttcatccctgcatatttcaagaagactcaagcgtctaagcttggggatgcccaaggcatccccttcttcattgacaaattatcaggttccttctcttgaaactatatttttattcgaccacatcttatgtactttacttggagcgtccgtgtgcttttgtttttgtttttgtttttgtttgaataaatgcttgtgtgggagagagacacgctccgctggttcatatgaacacatgtgttcttagctttatcttttagtgttcatggcgaaggttaaaactgcttcgttcatttttatatggttggaattggaaaatgctacatgtagtaattggtatgatgtcttgaataacttgatacttgacaattgttgtgctcttatttaagctcttgcatcatataccttgcacctattagtgaagaaatacatagagcttgttaaaatttggtttgcatgagtggtttctctagagtctagatattttctagtaagatgtttgaacaacaaggaagacaatgtatagttttatgatgcttgtaatatgtcttttatgtgagttttgctgtactagttcgtgcttgtgtttgcttcaaacaaccttgctggcctaaaccttgtatcgagagggaatacttctcatgcatccaaatcttgagccaaccactatgccatttgtgtccaccatacctacctactacatggtatttatccgccattccaaagtaaattgcttgagtgctacctttaaaattccatcatccacctttgcaatatatagctcatgggacaaatagcttaaaaactattgtggtattgaatatgtacttatgcactttatctcttattaagttgcttgttgtgcgataaccatgtttcgggggacgccatcagctattccttgttgaatatcatgtgagttgctatgcatgtccgtcttgtctcgaagtaagagagatctaccacctttatggttggagcatgcatattgttagagaagaactttgggccgctaactaaagccatgattcatggtggaagtttcagttttggacacatatcctcaatctcatatgagaataataattgttgccacatgcttatgcattaaagaggagtccattatctcgttgtccatgttgtcccggtatggatgtctaagttgagaataatcaaaagcgagaaatccaaaatgcgagctttctccttagacctttgtacaggcggcatggaggtatcccattgtgacacttggttaaaacatgtgcattgcaaagatccggtagtccaagctaattaggacaagatgcgggcactattagtatactatgcatgaggcttgcaacttgtaagatataatttacatgatgcatatgctttattactaccgttgacaaaaaaatttcatgttttcaaaataaaagctctagcacaaatatagcaatcgatgctttcctctttgaaggaccattcttttacttttattgttgagtcagttcacctatttctctttacctcaagaagcaaacgcttgtgttaactatgcattgattcttacatacttgcttattgcatttgttatattgctttgcattgacaactatccatgagatatacatgttacaagttgaaagcaaccgctgaaacttaatcttccatagtgttgcttcaatgtctctactaagaatttattgctttatgagtaactcttatgcaagacttattgatgcttgtcttgaaagtactattcatgaagagtctttgctatatgattcaattgtttactcattgcatttacattgtttcgaatcgctgcattcatctcataagctttacaatggtatgattaagattatgttggtagcatgtcacctcgtaaattatcttttatcgtttacctactcgaggatgagtaggaactaagcttagggatgccgatacgtctccaacgtatctataatttccgatgttccatgcttgttttatgacaataccaacatgttttgttcacactttatatcatttttatgcgttttccggaactaacctattgacgagatgccgaaaggccgcttgccgttttctgctgtttttggtttcagaaatcctagtaaggaaatattctcggaatcggacgaaatcaaaacccgcattcctatttttccggaaccatccagaacacacgagaactgccagagaagggtgacagggccaccaaaccacaccccggcgcggccagggggggggggggcgcgcccccctatggtttgggcagcccgtggcccctccgactccgactcttcgcatatttaagccgtcgtgacctaaaaacatcgacaaaaaaaagacgaacctccagaaagactccaggggcgccgccacatcgcgaaactccaattcgggggacagaagtctctgttccggcaccctgccgggacggggaattgcccccggagccttctccaccgccgtcttcaccgccatcttcaccgccatcgctgcctccatgatgaggagggagtaatccacccccgagggccgagggcttcgctgtagctatgtggttcatctctctcccatgtacctcaatacaataatctcatgagctgctttacatgattgagattcatatgagttttgtatcacaattcatctatgtgctactctagtgatgttattaaagtagttctattcctcccgcacgtgtgtaaagacgacagtgtgtgcaccgtgttagtacttggtttatgctatgatcatgatctcttgtagattgcgaagttaactattgctatgataatattgatgtgatctattcctcctacatatgcatgaaggtgacagtgtgcatgctatgctagtacttggtttagtcttttgatctatcttacactaaaggttactaaaatatgagcattattgtggagcttgttaaccccggcattgagggttcgtgtaatcctacgcaatgtgttcatcatccaacaagagtgtagagtatgcatttatctattctgttatgtgatcaatgttgagagtgtccactagtgaaagtctaatccctaggccttgttcctaaatatcgctatcgctgcttgtttactcgtttttactgcgttactactgctgcattactactcgcttgtttaccgtcccgggcaaagcacttttctcggtgccgttgctactacttattcataccactcgtatttcactatctcttcgccgaactagtgcacctattaggtgtgttggggacacaagagacttcttgctttgtggttgcagggttgcatgagagggatatctttgacctcttcctccctgagatcgataaaccttgggtgatccacttaagggaaacttgctgctgttctacaaacctctgctcttggaggcccaacactgtctacaagaatagaagctcccgtagacatcagcgggcGGCCACTCGAAGCAGTGCAGCAGTTGTGCGAGCCAGGAGTACCATCGATCCCTAGGAACAAGCGGCAGCTCGCGCCCTTGAGGATGCACTGGAGGTAGAGCAGCCGAGCAGGCGTCCGGCAAGGCAAAGCCGCGTCCGACCTCGGCATCTATCTCGGCCTGCGCCTTCGCTTAGATGTACTGGTGCATTACCACTCTCGCCATGATCCCATCTAGCAGGATCGCAACAGCGTATTCCTGAAAGATCATCTCCTGTACAATATCATCAAAACAATCAAATGTACATTTACACAACTAAAGCCAATAACAAGTAGGACATATATGCAATGCAGAGTTTAGATGCCAGAATTTTACCCGAAGGAGAACAACAATGTCAGATTCTAAGAGCTTGTCTTCCCCTTCCAGTCCAAGCAAGACGTCAAAGAAGTCTCCGGTGGACAGCTCTTATATGAGATCCTGACGTTCACGTCCACTCTGCGCTGGAGGTGGCAGCCGGCGGCACCGTGCCGTGTATTGGTGGGCCTACTGCGTGTTCCTCTACAAGCCCATCCACGGGCGCACCCCATTCGCTGGCGCTACCAATAAGGCCATGCTCCGCAACATCATGCGCAAcactcgccatcgctgtctcttgTGGCTCCGCGGATGGCAAGATGCGGTGGCGGCACATGACCTCATCGAGCGCCTGCTCGCCAAGGACCTCGCCGCCCATTTGTTCAGAGGCATTAACTCTGCACTCTTCATGTTGTCACGCCCACCCGACATCCCTTTCGTGACGACGCGGCTATTGTATCCATATAGCCCCATCATTTCCCATCAACAAGGACGTGCTCTTGTCCACCGTGGATGTTGGCATCGTCGGCAGCCGTGGGCGCAGGTTGGTCGAATGTCTGTGAGTGGTACGCCGGTGCGGACTCGTCGTTCCCGACTTAGATCGCCGGCCTATGAGAGAGTGTATCTACTGCACCGCAGGTGAAGACATGTACAACGGCTGGATGATCACCGTTGGCCGATCCGGCCGGCCATGACAGCTGTGATAGTGACTGCGAGTGGCAGGTCGGTGGATTTGGGATAAAGGGGTAAGGACACAGACGCGAGAGAAAAGTATATGAGGGGATTTTCGCAAAAAAGCTGATGCCATGTGTTAGTTCCAGAATGATTTTGTACTAATCTGCACCTAGGTTACAAGTTGTTGTACTACCGCACCACAGTTTGCAAGTATATGTACCAAAATGCACCCACTTCGCAAGTTGTTGTACCCTAATGTTATTAGCTCATTTAGAAAATGATATAGTCTATACGCAGTCTATGCGCGTCATTGTTACTAGGTATAATCACCAGAGGAATAGATGATAAGTCACATTTTTCACAGCAAAACCATGTTTTTTTCTTAGAGAACCACGCCGCCGCCTGCAGGGAACCCCGCCCCCACGTGCCGCCTCGCCTGCAGTGAACCCCGcttccgcgcgccgccgccgccgcctgcaagGAACCCCgaccccgcgcgccgcctctcctgcAGCGAACCCCgcctccgcgcgccgccgcctgcagGGACCCGCCCCCGTGCACCGCCTCGCCTGTAGGGAACCGAGCCCAGTTGCgccgctcgccggctgcgccaacCTCCGGCAAGCCGTCTCTGGTTTATGTCATCtttgcaaagaaaaagaaagagaaaaaagaaataaaaagagaaaagaaagatggaaagaaaaaaagaaataaaaggtTATTATGTGAAAAATAATATTATTCTAATATGTACATGTATATTTCATCCATATTTCAAAGTTTATATTGTTCAAAGTCAAAAATAATTCAATTCCACATAATTTGCATCCAAACAGGTTCTAGAATTCCATTGCTCTTTTGATTCTGCAGGTGAATACCATGCTCATCCAAACAACAATTATGGTATTCCATTGAAATCGCTGATTTGGTTTTCCATTCCCAATTCAATTCAGAGTCGAATTCTGTGCAACCAACCAAACAGGGTAACtgttttgcattgagattctacaagttAATAAATGTAATGAGAATATGACACTTCGTGCATTTTAGAGACAATATCATATGCATAATACCAGTATATGATACTACACATTGTGACCTATCTTAGGCATCTCACACTGCATTAGCGAGTGCATTTGGTTACTACTACTTTCACATTGCACGACATCATACGCCAATATCATAGTGCCACCTGAGTTATTTATTTGTTGAATCGCAACACCAAGTTGTTATTATGATTTACTTTCTCCGTTTCATATTAGTTGTCACTGATTTGGTAAAACTAGATCAACGACAACCAATATAGAGTTGTAATAAATCAGAGATAAGTACTCCCTCGGTTCAGTTGTATAGGGCGTGCTAGTAGGCCTAGATCGTTAATTTGACCAACATAATTTATAAAAATAGGAGTACTTATTGCTAACCTTTTGTTGCTATATGCACTATGGTACTCGTAATATAATACCGCTCCCTTCGTTCCAACgaataaggcttatattttgttttaaagtttgatcaaagttttagaaaaatctatcaacaaatacgaTATTCTCtatatatatgaaaatatatttaatgATGTATTTAATATTTTGCACGTTGATGATTCTTTTGTAAGAACTTGGTCAAACTCtacatggtttgatatttaaaaaaataaataagccttattcattggaacgaAGGTGGTATCGATAACATGTTTATAGTACGGAAACTCAGAATGGATaccgagctacatgtagttcGGTCTCCGTTAAGCCACTCTCGTTTATCGTACTCCTACTAAGGTGACACACTAGGTGAAGAACCAACACGTGATTGAAATGTTAGGAGGGCACTGCCATCCTAGCTCATAAGCCATCAGAGCTTCAACCCTTGGATAGTGAGACGCTTGTGGTAAATTCGTAAATCTTAAAACCGGCCGGTTCAATTTTGTAAACTCTGTCTCTCTAAGTTGTTCTCGCAAAGAAAGGATGTGCCTGCGTGGATGAGTGTATACGTTGGGAGCGTCTCTAGTCTGTAAGTAGGTTTCTAACCCCAAAAAAAAAAGTGGCACTACGTGGTACTCACACACGCAAGGGAGCATGCATGTGACGGCGGTATGCGCACGAGTACGGCCTGGACGTAAACACGGTGGGAGTGGGACACGAATGCGGTGGTAATGGTAATGCCCACCAATCCAATGCCTTCTCGGAAACGACcaaaatcctccgtggaaaacaaGACAAGTGCCACCCCTTCCTTCCGCCTTTCGGCTCCCTCCCTCTTGACGAACCCCGCCAGGCTACGGGCACACGCCTCCTCTACCCACGTCGATGTTCCTACCCGCCGGTGGCCCCACGCGCAGCCACACGGATACATACATAGTACCTGTAGAGCGCGCcggcatacacgcgcatacagacAGACGCATCTCTCCCATCTGCTGCCACCGCCCCCCTCCCACCTCCTGCTCATCATCTTCCAgccttctctcctcctcctccccactgGACACCAAGCTGCTCCGCCGGAGCCCGGCGCTAGCGCGGCCGAGATCCCGCGCCGACCGCCGCCTCTTCCCGGCCCACCCAAGGTGATCATCTCCAGCACTCCTCCTAGCTAGGATTCCTCTCCGGCGGTTGCTCCGCGTTGATTATTAGTCCAATTGCGGTGCCGCCGGCGCCGGGGTGGGCGAATTGGGTGTTGCTCCTGTCCTCGATAGCCGCTGCGATGCAAAAAATTGGATTTTTACTGTTTCCGTGGGGTGGCTCTGTTCTGTTTCTGTTTCCGTTGGCGTTGTTTGTTAGTACTACGCGCGACAAGAtcagttcttcttcctcttccgacTTTGTAAGGTGTACTAGCTAGCATCGATGGAATACTGTGGATGGACGGATGGTTCTGTGGCTGTCAATCGGGTGCTGGCAATGGGCGAACTCCGTTGAATTTTACTTTTTCCCCCTGGCCGGATTGGAAGAGCTCGAGCTTTTCTTTCTTCGGTGCGGGTTCTTTATTGCTCCGTGGTCCAGTTGGAGCTCGTTTAGTTAGTCCAAGATAGTTGGTTTCAGCGGTAGGTTGGTTATAACTGCTCATTCCACTAGATAATAATTGGGACGTTCCTGGAATTGAACTAATTGAGATCGGTCTGGTGTTGTTTGAGAATCCACAAATGGCCCAGTTTGCTGCCCCACATGGTGGCTTCTCCAAGATCGAGCGGGCATACTGTGTTCAACGGATTTCTGTGATGGAttactgttttattttattttgatatGCTTTCCTGTGAGATAATCGAGGTATTTGTGTATTTGTTCTATTGGGGAAAATCACATAAGCAACCTGCTTGGTCGGTTTAATGGTGGAGTTGGTCATCTTCAGTTGTGTGTTCCTAGTAAATGCGTATGTAGGACCGTTTCATCGTATATCTTTATGGACTAGTGAAGCAGTTTTCTCTGTAATTCAAGATCCTGCCCTGCGAGGCTCATTGCTGGTTTTGTTTCCAGGCTAGCATGCGACTTTCAgtttccttgtttctttttcaatATCCTTAGTGTTTGCTGAGAGAGCTAAAACTTCGGGACTGATTTGAGAACGCTAGTTTTGTGGAAGTGAATTTGTCCGGTTTTACCCAAACTGCTACGCATACCGAGTCGAGTTCTTTTTACAAGTTGTGTATATACAATTATGATCTCAGTTTCTGTTATCCTCTGAATAGAATTCTAATGGTATGCAAAGTTGCTTCATGAAACATCAGGCTGTCTTTCTTCCTTGCCAGTTAAGTAACTTTAGGATGTTACTATATCTAATCGTAATTTCTTCGATATATGGAAATGCAGGTTCAGAGTTACACTGTCTGGGATTTTTTAAACTGATCTCGCTTCACTGCTAGCTTTGGCCTGCAGTTCATGGCCGTGACTTTGCATGTCGTTGTAAATTTTGTTCGGTACTGAGAGTGGTACACATTAAGATGGCGTCTACACGAGCAAAGAATGAAGACGACAAGGCCCTTGTCTTGTGCCAGGAAAGGAAACGTTATGTGAGAGAAGCACTTGATGGAAGATGTGCACTTGCAGCTGCTCACTTTGCTTACATTCAATCACTGAGACACACAGGATTTGCTCTGAGGAAATTTGTGGAACCTGATGTGCCAACAGATTCTTCGCTGTACACTTCAACATCCGCAACACCAGAGCCTCCTGCCGCTAGACATAGATCGGTGAACCTATCACCATCTGTGTCACATCAGGCTAGTGACTCCTTCTCCCCAGCTCCTTCGCCGTTATCTTCAGGACGTTTTCATATCAATCGCATGAAAGCTGGGAGGAACCAAGTGAGGACTGTCGAGGAGAAGGTGCCTGTTCCTGTGACGGCAACTCTGCAGACCTCATCTTCGATTCCCATACAATCTGTACAGGATCTGGATGATAGTTCCACATTTGAAGCTCCTCCAGGGACACCACCATGGGACTACTTTGGCCTTTTTCAACCTGTTGATAGCCAGTTATCATTTCATGATGAGAAGGAATCTGGTCATGATTTTGAAAATGCTGATGATATTAGGCTCCTTCGCGAGAAGGAAGGAATTCCAGAGCTTGAGGAGGAATTGGAGAAGTTTCATGCTCATGATGCTGATATTAAGCGCTCACAACAGGAGAAAACTCCAGATGTCAAAGACGGAGACAAATCTACTACCAGTGGAAGGGAGGATGATTTTGAAGAGTCAGAAGATGATTTTGAGAACCCATCATCTGAACCTCTAGTGCGTATGTTCGCGAATCGCAATGATACACctgttgaaaatactgttacaaatCAGTCACCTGCACATCGTGCTTCAGAAAAGGTTGCGCTGCATACACCTGTTGAAAATACTGTAACAAATCAGTCACCTGCACATCGTACTTCAGAAAAGGTTTTGCTCCATACACCTGTTGAAAATACTGTAACAAATCAGTCACCTGCACATCTTTCTTCGGAAAAGGTTGCGCTTCATACACCTGTTGAAAATACTGTAACAAATCAGTCACCTGCGCATCTTGCTTCAGAAAAGGTTGTGCTGGAAAATATTGATTCTAAAACGGAGGAGCCAAAAATTGACAACAGGGTACTTGACATTAGCATGTATGAAACTGATGAAAGCCCCGTGACAAGCCCTGTGAAAGAAGCGTCATCTTCAGTTGCTGCTTTTCCTATGAACGGGAAAACCAAGGAACCTTTTCGTGATGTTAGAAATGGGGTGAAAGACCTGTATACATCCATGAAAGAGGTTGAAATCTTATTTATCAAGGCATCTGATTGTGGAAAAGAAGTCCCAAGGATGCTTGAAGCCGATAAAGTCAATTTCCGCCCTTTGCTGCCCGAAGAAAAAGGTTAGAACTCAATGAGTTTAGATTACTTCTCTGTAATATTTGGTTGTAGCTTTGgtta includes these proteins:
- the LOC124679172 gene encoding protein ROLLING AND ERECT LEAF 2-like — protein: MASTRAKNEDDKALVLCQERKRYVREALDGRCALAAAHFAYIQSLRHTGFALRKFVEPDVPTDSSLYTSTSATPEPPAARHRSVNLSPSVSHQASDSFSPAPSPLSSGRFHINRMKAGRNQVRTVEEKVPVPVTATLQTSSSIPIQSVQDLDDSSTFEAPPGTPPWDYFGLFQPVDSQLSFHDEKESGHDFENADDIRLLREKEGIPELEEELEKFHAHDADIKRSQQEKTPDVKDGDKSTTSGREDDFEESEDDFENPSSEPLVRMFANRNDTPVENTVTNQSPAHRASEKVALHTPVENTVTNQSPAHRTSEKVLLHTPVENTVTNQSPAHLSSEKVALHTPVENTVTNQSPAHLASEKVVLENIDSKTEEPKIDNRVLDISMYETDESPVTSPVKEASSSVAAFPMNGKTKEPFRDVRNGVKDLYTSMKEVEILFIKASDCGKEVPRMLEADKVNFRPLLPEEKAYGLKASGFFATLFACCREEVPVPQPPPEAEVKYLTWHRSVSSHSSSSRNPLGPASKVDVDGLTGNIFSGVYMNSGSHASTLDRLYAWERKLYDEVKASGTICRQYDEKCRHLRHQESRGENQLSIDKTRAAVKDLYSRILVAIQRIDMVSKNIEDLRDKELQPQLEELIGSLTRMWATMLECHRHQHDIIKLVSNSGNMKILVRTESQFQATLLLQVELNTLCSNFQRWIGSHRSYLNSLHSWLLKCVKSLRKKKKSRKKKDTDFQITDYAVAPIFTICDQWIKLLENLPTDDLEKAIKGLVADINHCVPRQEKRRGGSRSTFSVPHNGGWNDEMGANHRNVPPTDLQSSLETFLGTLADFSDASLQKYMELKVNVDKAKEDYEKYN